The Daphnia pulicaria isolate SC F1-1A chromosome 12, SC_F0-13Bv2, whole genome shotgun sequence genome segment GGTTTGggactttttcaaaatttgttaacAGTTAGCCAACATGCTTATTATAATTGTGCGTATCTGAAGACAAATTCACGTGTCTGTTTGCAAAATCGAAGGCAGTGGACTTGATAAACTCAATTCGATTGCcagatttaaaaatctaataatcaaattttttgaaattctgtttttaaaagaaacatcaaactctgggggggggggggcattcAACAGTATCTCATGCCAGCGTGATTAGATGTATCGGTGCAGATAGACATAACACATTTTTgggtaaataaatttgaataaagatttgaatgaatttcaataactcaaaatttattttcttttacacgAAATATTCTAAGTTATCGCCGATTGTTTTTCCAGCAATAAAGGCACTTTCCGGAAACAGATTTTTAATGGAGTTAAACTTTGAAACGGTAGTCTTATTTCatgtgagaaaataaataCGAACGAATTATTTCTTTAGTCATTTATagcttgtttattatttttatttgtgaatTTACTTTATTGTGGCGTGTATGTATGACAGGTGACAATTATTATAAACTTGGTATTGAATTAGTAATTGGATATTTGGGTCAGGATTTAATACGCCAATTTCTAACGATAAATTACAAGACGATAAATATTGATATATAATTGATTAATTATAATCAGggtcaatttttattattatttattctttatccTCCGGGTAGGTCGCGTCCCGATAGGCCGTCCACTTTTGAACGTTGGGCAGAGCTTTGACGCGATCGATCAGGGCTTTTAAACGTGGCGCCGCTTTCAAGAAGGCGCTGCCAAATTTCACTTCGAGGAAATCGGAGAAATAAGCGTAGTACGCCAGATCCGCCCAGGTCAGCTGATCGACAACATAGGAAAAATGGGAGAGAATAAACAAGCGTAGAGCAGCATTAAGAATGGAGTGACTTGGCTTTTTATTGATCAGATGTTGAagtgaaaatatcaaaatctaaaaaatgtcTCAACCTGATTGCCGACCAGATATCCCGTgttgttctttttcaattgtttctcaACGGCGGCCACGTGAGGAGCGATGGTTATCCGCATGAAATTCTGGTAcagttccttcttcttcaccgGATCCTTTTCCACGAACGGCACTGCCACAGCTGTTTTATTACATAATAATCCCAGTCGGTCacgcaataaaaaatatggattcataattttaaattatttgattgcgTAATTGTATTACCATTCAACAGGTCGTGAATGTTGTCGGCGTACATGTCGGCCAGGGCCTCCTCCCACTCGTCCTGCCCAGCCAGACCGTGTTTCTTGGCCAGGTATCGGGCAATAGTGTTCGATTGGGCCAGCACCCGCCCGTCCACTTCTAAGATGGGAACATGGCCAAAGGGCGTGGCTGTTGCatttcaatgaaaaagaaaaattttgaataaatgcTATTATCTTATCTGAATGAAAGGACTATAAACATTTAACTTACTGGGCTTGATGGCCGGCCATTCGCAATGGGCGAAACGGATGTCCTGGAATTCGACGCCGGCCTGGCTGAGGATCAGCCGGGACAATTCGGCACGACCCTGACGCGGATTGTTAAAGTAATGCAACTTGTAGACGGGCATCTTGTCGACTATAAATCAATGGCAAACTGTGAATAACGCAACTGTGAATGTCGTGAAATTGTGCCGAGCTGTGCGATGTCGATGGCTGCTGATGCCAAACTGCGCAGCAATTGGATTTCGCCTAAATGACAAAGGGACATCAGCAGGATCGATTGAGGAGAGAGGAGAGCAATAAGGACCCAATTCTGTCCCGCGCCTGCGTCCGTCTGTTTCCCTATTCACATATGTGACACCTTTTCAATCGATCGAGAAATGGTCCaacttttatatttcaatCGATTGAcgaataacaaataataaataaagggGTCGCCGAGTCAAACAATTTTGGTGTACTAAACTCCAAAGGACTTTTTTTTGGGTCCAGATGgttatatataataaataagaaaaagtccATACGGATTATCTCAGCTCTATTTTGATAAGACTCTTAGCGCTGTGCTGGGTTATAATATAGATTTAATCTAAAGTTATTTTATATGAGATGATATAAGGAGCATTGCCCCATTTCAGCTCTCAGTGTATAACgactaagagagaaaaattaatgaaCTCCGGACGTTATTACAGACTAGACATTGGATTTTGGGCGGGGTAGAGCCGGATCGGCGAAAAAACGCCCCTTCAATGCCCAGGCTTTTATAGACAACTGCTGTTTCTAGCCTTTATATATCATCTCCGTCGTAATGACACTTTCACATCTGTTGATCGTTTTCACTGGAACGGACATTATTATTACACTCTGAATCATCACAGCCGTTTGATATTGACTGCTGGCGAAGCAGTATATAGCgtcgtatttttttcattcgattaagaaaagttgaacagAGTGGAACGAGTGGAACTACACACAGAAACTtaagtttagtttttaatCATGTTGTTGCATTTGAGTTTGGTGAGTTTTCGTAGCCCctttttaaaagttgttcCCAATAAATTGCTAACTATATATTTATGTACATTCAAAaggtgttgctgctgttgtctaCTTGCTTGGTTGTCGCCCAAGGTGAACGATCCGTTATTCTAAAAAATTGACGACTAAAACTGAATCTATAAATTGAATGTGATTTGATCAGGTAATCGACCGGATTATTGCTCACTGCCTCCGGTGATGGAGGGCGAGAAGCAATGCAAGGGATACATCAGGAAATGGACGTTCAACGAAACGGAATCGACCTGCGCCTCTTACATTTACGGTGGATGCAACGGCTCCAAGAATCTTTTCGACACGGAAGGAGAATGTCAAGCCGCTTGCCCCCCTTCTCCCCTCGTTCCGCAGACGAAACAGATGCTGGATGCGTCAACTGACTCAACTCCGCTTGCAACTCCGCCGACTTCCGCCAGCGGCCCGTCCGTACCATCCCCAGCATCAGTATCTCCTGCTGCTGACCGTTATCAGTTGcctttattcctttttctttttaatattaaCCCAATATTTGTAATTGGCAAAGCTGGTGAATGATGATAATATTAGCTGACCGGAAGGAGAATACACAATCGAGTATAAAAGCCTGGCATTGATGGGGCGTTTTTTCACGGATCCTGCTCCGCCCAGCCAAAAATCCAATGTCTAAATAGTCTGGAATAACGTCCggagtttatttatttttctctcttagtcGGGGAAGCAAAAGGTAATCTACATTGAGAGCTGAAATGGGTAATTACTGGCGTATTACATCATCTCATAAAATAACTATGATAGATTAAGTCTATACATAACACCGGTGGtattgttaaaaacaaaaggtaCCTATAGACGGAAAGCCCAAAGGAggatttggtggaatttgGATGCTCATACTATGTGTCTATATTGCATGTACTATACAAAGttttgaaatgagaaaaaagaatttgtatTGAAACGAAAACTTTGAACATGGTTGCGCTAAAAGGGAGATACATTTTTCTGAGAATATAAATTAATAAGTTATTCGCTCTCTTTCGTTGCTGAATAttgcgtaataataataatagatcaTATTACGTCAATTTCTGTTCGAAACTCAAACAGAAGCCTTGGTTACCCAACTGCGGTGAGTCCGACGACGGAGTTAACGTTTCGTCGCCATTCGTCCGGTAGAGCAATCGAAATGGTTTGGCTGTACCTGtgatggaatttttaaaaaagaatgacgTAACTATAAACGTCGATAAACGCATAAATAATAGCTATACAAGAGTAATTTGATACTACGCACTGCAAATGGTTTGTTGCGTGTCGGCCTCGTCCATCTGGGACAAAAGGGTTCCGCAGAAACGATCCCGTTGGTTGACCGGCTCGGTCATGGGGAAACTGAATCCACCGGGGAATACCACGTAATCGTTGGCGCACGAACTGGATTCCAATCGTTGGCTTCTAGCCTCCACTCGGCCGGAAAGGCTGAATGGCTGGCCGTTGGCCACTTGACAGTGAGACAGGCACAGCATCGTGGCCACTTGACCGCTGCTctgcacaataaaaaaaaagaagaaaaacgtgaAACAATCAAATCCAACCCggagaaattattttaaattattaattaagtaattaataatataatttttaatcatacaatttttttaaaattattattttactgtgaaatataaaattaaaaatttgaaacaattcAATCCAaggaattattcaatttttaatttaattctaataatacaatttataataatgtaattttaattatttaattacttGTAGAATAAGAAAGGAAAAcgtgaaatagaaataataattggTTAAGAGTATGATATAACATACCTGTCGGTTGACCAACTCTGTCCGGAAACAAATGTAATAATCCTGACTGGCCAGTTGACGTGTCGCCCGACTGGTCGTGTCCATCCAGTTGAAAGTCATGATCGAACCCGTCGACGTTGTGAAATACTGCAGGCAATCCTCCGGcgctaaacaaacaaacaaacaaacaaaacaaacacgtTTTCGTTTTGTCAATTATTTAAGGCCAATTGATTACAAGTTTTACCTAAGAATTCGGAATCGCAAGGGAGCATAGCGATTTTAATCCTCCAATAGCGAGGGGAGGATGAAGTGCCCAGTGTCATCACCAGCTGGACGCTGGTAGAAACGCGCGGGAGCATCAAGTacacttttgaattttttaaaaataataatttttaaattattcagaGTATTAATTAATTAGCATTAATATACTATGTTGTCCGTTGGCGTCTCCGCAAATGATTGGAATTTTATTGAGAGCGCCGGCCACCTGGAAACTGTCAATGTTGCAAACGCTTTCCGTATTGGGTTGCGCAAGTGAGAACGCCTGGAAATCCAGACTGTATACAAAAATTGTATCAACATTGATCAAACTaatctaatttatttttagcaattttgtAGCAATTTTATACCGTATTTGACAGACGGGTTTCCTTTGTTCCATGAGGTATTGGTCGAGTTTGACGGTCAATCCGCAACTGCTCTCTGAACTGATCACGGCAGGCGATTGCCAGTACGTGTTATTAAACGTAATCAACGGTCCGCAACTGGTTATTTCATCTTCgcgcaaaattaaaaattattaatgaattcaacttaattttttgaaacaatcaaataacttACTAACGCAACAGGTGAGTCCCATCCTACAGTCTCCCCCCGTctgcaaacaaattttttttttaaataattaatttaattaagttaattaattaattaatttactgATCGTCCTCCGTAGTAAGTGCAAACAGGTGCCAGAAGGCAGATTCCCATTTCTTCGGCATTGGTCGACACGCAGGGCATGAAATTCGACAGCGGATTGACGTTTCTCATTTTCGAATAAAATCGGTTGCCGTTACTGTTGCCAGTCGGCTGGCCCCGATGCATAGCGGGCCGTCTGAAAAAACGGCCAGAAAGGACGTCATCTtttcatacaaaaaaaaaatgaatttgaaattcccgCGCGTCataataaactaaaataagaGCTAATCCATACTTGATTCATCTTCCACTTGAGGTGTCAGAGGTCCTAGTCGACTTGGAGACCTTCCTTCGATGATCCTAACATCCTCCAGAGTGTCTACCATCCAAATAGAAAATTGTCTTTTGTCTAATTAACTGTTTAATGAATCACTTACCAACATAAGGTGGTGGGCGATTATTGAACCAATAAGGTCTGAACGGATTAAAGTTGGTATAATAAGGCTCACTTGCAAAACTGATACGCTGTCTGGGATTCCTGCTGTCGTTGGATGTCGTACTAATCACTGGACGACTGTCGTTGAACGCACCGTGGgccggaataataataattagccaacaaagagcagcagcaccaaTTAACTGCAGTAGTAACATCTTGTTATAAGACGATGTTGCTGTACGTGACCGCGATCTTCTTCTGTCTGTCGACAAATATGCAAAGGGGTTGACTCTTCAAAGTATATAGTATAGCATCTCTACTACTATATTATTGCGCTGCGGACGTGTTCGGAACTTTGCCTTTCTATTTTTCGCTCCAggctttttattcttattcttgttcctGTGCTACGCGTGGGAAAAAACTGGATGGCGACGAAATTGACAAAGTTCATTGCACCGATTTTTTGGAATTTGACTGTGCTGGCCTGCTGGAATATCAAGTTTCTCAACTTTATCTTTTTTGTGTTCCACGATGTTCAGAGAGACGACGCGGGTCGGTATTAGTCATTAGTATAATATCCTGTTATGATTGCATGAAAAGATGTCGCAACTTTTACGGAATGAATTATATAGGAATAAGTTTCGATCACCAACTTCATTCGATTCAAAGTGAACAAGAGACTATAACTTGTGTACAAATCGAAACTACTTTCAGATTCTGGCAAGAGTTTCTAAATACACTCTCGCTTCTTTTTGAGCAGCTGACAACTTTCGTCCATTCAAAGTGTATACCCGTCAGATGTAAAAGAGCGCCAAGagcgccaaattcaaactttttaaaatcaatattcCGCTTCCAGCTATATAATAAGCTTGAAAGTATAGATGTTAACCGAGATAACGTTGACAAATTGATTTGATATAGTTGACATGAATATTTGAACTTGAGGGGGAACAAAAGTAGGTGCTTCCTAGACAACTTGGGTCATTGGCTGGAATGTCACTTGGCCTGCAACTTGGCCCATATAATCTCTTGTCGTCTCTACTTCCTTGTAGTGACGCTAAGTATACCGAACAACCGGTTCAAATCAAAACAGAATTCGGTTTTTCGACCTGATTAACATATATCAGAAAGTCGCCTAATTGTTATTTCTCCAACTGATTGCAATCGTCCTACAGCAATTAGAATTGAAGCTTGTTTGCATTCTATAAAGAAGTTATTACGTCAAATCAGAATTATATCTATTACAGGTAAATCAAGATGAAGGTTAACGACCTTAGCAAAAGTTGATGTGTAAAGCTCTTCCTGACTGTCAAGGAACTCACCTTGGGGGCTTGGTTTGTTCTTTGTCAcaattcttttttggaaaaacatTCCAAACATGGAATTTGAAACGGGATTGGTGTTTGACCATCACGACGAAAGGGTTCACCCGCCATCCTACTTTGACAACAAAAATGTGACTCTatataaaagcaaaagaaacaaataaaacctgATTGCGACTGTCAATCTGCGCTAGTGCGTCGGAATTAATACATTAACCCCCTCCCCTGTTTGCGCAATACTTAATTTAGAACAAAGATGTAataatgaaacgaaaaaattatAACTGGTGGGGTTATTTATCTTGGGATAACATCGACacaaataatattagacagAACATGTAATAATCAAATTGCGCATGTGTTAGTCACATCACGTCATCCAAAAAATGGCCTAAGAATAAAttagatttgtattttttctcaaATTGTTTAACGCGCTCGATATACGTGAGGGTTGGTGTGATTGAATAGCTTCTCATCCTTGGCgatcaaataatattttttaaataattaacgatttcaaatttcccgcgcgGCTATCTCATTTCCTAGGATAACCTTTGCTCGTATTTTAAACAGAATCCTTGATTGCCCAAAAGCGGATTAGGATCCGTCGCCGGAGTTAACGTTTCGTCGCTGTTTGTCCGGTAGAGCAACCGGAACGGCTTGGCTGAACCTATGCGcgccaaatttaaaaacattttagcgctaaaataatttcaaatttataaataataattaattaaaataactgACTGCAAATCGTTTGGGGCAAGGTGCCTGATTCGGCCTGCGACAGAATGGATCCGCAGAAACGATCCCGCTGCTTGACCGGAACGGTCGGCGGGAAACTGTATCCGCCAGGGAAGACGATGTAGTCGTTGCTGCACGACTCATCGCCAATCGATTGGCTAGTCGGCGGCTCAGCATCGCCCGACAGGCTGAATGGTAAGCCGCTGGACACTTGACAATGTGAGAGACACAATGTCGTCGCTACCTGGGCGCTGGCCTATTTGATTTCCCAATTGGTATTATATGACGTCAGGGAATGAATAATCCAAATAACTATTATTACCGCTTGTCTGTGCACCAATTCTGTCCTGAAACACATGTAATAATCCTGATTGGCCAGTTGACGTGTGGTCCTCGAGGTGGTGTCCTTCCAGTTGAATGTGACGATCGAGCCGACCGTCGACGTGAAATACTGCAGGCACTCATCCGGGGCTGTAACGGGATATTATAGTTAGACGACTTGACAAACAACTGATATTAGAAATGTCGGTCACGCGTATACCCAAATAATCTGAATCGCAGGGCAGCATGGCGATCTTGATTCGCCAGAAGCGAGGGATGGTCGAAGTGCCGAACGTCATAATTAACTGGGCGCTGGTGGCGTCACGCGGGAGCGTCAAATACACTAAACGGAAGAAACTAAATAATTcccttcaaaatttttcaaattaattttgttattataCTGTGTTGTCCGTCGTTGTCACCGCAAATGACGGGCACTTTATTGATGGCGCCGGCCACTTGGAAACTGTCCACACTGCAGACGGACTGCTCGTTGGGTTGCTCGATCAAAAAGGAGATGAAATCCAGTCTATCGCATTCAAAAAAGGGCCGTCCACATTCGCTTTAATTTAGCACACAAATATAGTTGCTGGGTTGATGTATCTATTACCTTATCTGGCAGATGGTCTTCTTCTGCTCGACCAGGTTCTCGTCCAGCTTGACCGTCAACCCGCAACTGCTGCCCGAACTCACAGCGGCCGGCGCTTGCCAATAAGTGTTGTTGAGCGTCACCAGCGCTCCGCACTTTTCCACCTCGTCTAGACGTACACAATTGGCCGTTTAATTTAACAATTTAATTGCTGGTTGGGATGAACTCACTGATGCAGCAGGAAGAGGCCATGTTGCAATCGCCATCGACGGCCCGGCCGCCGTAAAAGGAGCAGACGGGCGACGGTAGGCAGACTCCGCCTTCTTTGCCGGTCGTGGCCTCGCACGGCATAAAAGTCGACAGCGGATTCATGTTTCTCATCCGGGCGAAAAAGCTGGGCGCGTTGCTGTTGccgttctttttattcttgttgcTCTTGGATTGGATCCGAGTGAGGAAACGACTCGATAGCAGATCGTCATCACCTGAGccggagaaaaatttaaaatctggaataacaaattaattttggatggattttataaattattattaccggAATCAACGATAGGGACTACTCGTTTGTTGGAAGGTTTGAATCTGTTCAACATCCGGGCTCTTTCTTCAGCAGAGGCTTCGATGATTTCACCTTCGCTGCTTCGACTTTCTGTTGTATTtacagaaaatgaatttgttttccaattgaattaagttttgaaattgatataGACTCACCGGCGAAAGTTGGTGGTCGATTCATCCAGTAGCGTTTGAACGGATGGATGCTGGTGCGGATGAAATAAGAAGGTTGCGACGCGTAGTCATCATGGTGACGATCCTGTTCAATAACTTCATCCTCACTATTGTCGAACGCACTAGTTCCGGTAATGATGATTAATACGACACTGAAAACGACCAACGGCGGTAGACCCGATaacaacattttgattttcttttgaaaatgatttcgtttttgaatggtttggaataacaaaaaataacaattgagTGTCTGCTGGACGCCCCAGCGATCTGCGTCTATCTGTGACAAAAGATGCAACGACATCCAAGTCTTATAAGTTATACTTTGGGATTTTCTTCCAGTCATCGCCCAGGTTTTTTTGAGCGAGCAGAACAGGTTTTTTCGGAACACACATCGTTGCTCTTATTCCACCGAGCCGAGGACCGGTTACACGTGAGCATATATTCCTGatgttttaaacaaaaaatcgaccccgaaaaattggaacgatGAAGATATTCAGTTCTCATTCGGcctcatttttgtttgtccccCCTTTGTCCATCTGTCGTAAACTTTATCGTTTTCATCGAAATTTGGTTGGGAATTTCCCTTTTGGCTATAAATATTATTGGACGAAAGGTCGACGTGGTTGCGCTCTAAATTCCGAATTCGGTAAGTGTCGCATTGTATAAGATTGCGTCATTACAATATGTGAAAAGCGGAAGTATTGCCGGACGTGATATCCTAATTTGCATcaggttttcttttatttattgggAATTTTGCCAAAGAATTTTTCGCCCCGACTCTTTTTCCTGTTGGGTGACTTCGTGTTGGGTTTGGCCTAATCCCGGAACAATTGGAACATCCGGAACACGCGTTTAATTTAGTTAAGCAAATTGGAGGTTATCTTGTTCCCATACATTCCAAGGAAATGTGTCATAAATTCGCCAcagctttttttccctttcaaatgttttacttTAGTATcgtgaataaaattaaaaagatgaCCTGAAATTCTTACTTTGGAATGTTTTCGCGTTTCCTGCTGCATTCTTTATattccaaattgaaaattctagAAACACCAATGAGAGGGTAAGTCGTAGTACAGTTTTATGTTTACTTTTATTGAGACGAACTACATATCAGAAAATCAGATACAAATATAATTCAGATCATTTATGTGGGGGGaggtcgatttttaataattactatcgatatcttaaacggctaattagaatatttagtgtcgtctgcaatctgctttcgttttgtttcGAAGTTTCGAAAAAGTCACGCGATTCTCCATGCTCTCCACTCACATGCTGTTTGGAAGGTATTATTAAACCAAGAATACAAATATAGAATAATTATGGGGGCTTAAATTAAAAGAGTTGAACTTGTTCTAAATTTGGTGAAATGTTACCGTACTTCCTGACAggcatttatcatgtaagcAGTCCCCTGTCGATGCTTGGCAATTTGTTTCAACTTGGTtaaccttttcttttgtgtagATTTTaggcctgagccagccatcataacccACAAGACAttcaagttttgcttgtgctgctATTTGGCCTGTCATCGgcaacaatttcttttctttttgggttgattgggtaaaatcattttcgtgacttttattttggtggcCTGCTAGCTATTTCAGTGATGCATGACTCACACCATGAATTACATGTAAACCTTCAATTCTTTAATAACCATAAGAGTTTACCCAGTGCttaattttcaacttttccttactagcttttttcaatattttacgtaacccatatttttatttttttatttagataaacagcatccggatgtgagtgtgggtgtattcacgaggacgccCTTTTCCTATTCCGcttggtggattcaacttatCAGCGGGTGGACGGAGCACCTGTGGTTACCTGGCCATATTTCCCAGGCTTGAAGGTAGGAAAAATGCACCTCCATTCTTCCCTTTTGGCTATTGGTGGCGTGACATATGATTATTTCTGAGCTAGGCCTTTTGACCGGatgaactgttttctcttaccttttttatttttcttagtaaaggttcattttaaaataactcaTAATTTGTAGAACGAAGTGCTGATCAGGCCCGGTTTTGTACCGTGGGCTgacaatcaaatttgaaaatatttgaacttttttcaatcaaagtGCAATCAGAACATTTTATGACGAAGGACCTGCCGCCACAGCGGcaggtattttctttttttcttttttgattattcttaAAAGTCGTCAGGTCACTTGAGTCCGTGAGAACACTAGTGCAACTGCATGTCGacgaaatcaattgaatcctTTTGTTTGCTAAAAAGGATAATAACATTTCGCAAGTGATTGAATACTTGTCAAAAATTTAGTTTGATGGATATCTAGTCGGAAATAAGTAGTCTAATCTAAATAAGGTGTATAACATGAACCATACATAAAAACCTGTTTGCATTTAGGAATGGATCTGTGTACGGTATATCTGTGGAAAAGATGGTCAACTATATATTTTCtggccttcttctttttgtcagATTTTAAACGAGTAACACATGACGCAATTCAGAGGGTTTCgaattcgtttaaaaaaaaagagttttcttttctttatggaTTTAATATCAATGGGTGGTGATACGGAAAGATAAGGTCTCGACTGGTTTTCACCCGGTGTTACACCTTATAACCCTCAAATTGCTGCTGGAATTCATGCTgacatttttacttttgaaatgACTGAAGACAGTACTTATCCAATACATCTACAAATAAAATGTCAgatgtaaaaagaaacaaaatatacTAAACAGCGGTAGTTATAAGGGCGTATCCGCACGTAATATTCGTATCGTTTGTAAAATAAGACAGTTCATTTTTCTGAATTATACGATTGGCGTCGCGTGTTCCACCcaac includes the following:
- the LOC124316540 gene encoding probable glutathione S-transferase 7 produces the protein MPVYKLHYFNNPRQGRAELSRLILSQAGVEFQDIRFAHCEWPAIKPTTPFGHVPILEVDGRVLAQSNTIARYLAKKHGLAGQDEWEEALADMYADNIHDLLNAVAVPFVEKDPVKKKELYQNFMRITIAPHVAAVEKQLKKNNTGYLVGNQLTWADLAYYAYFSDFLEVKFGSAFLKAAPRLKALIDRVKALPNVQKWTAYRDATYPEDKE
- the LOC124316262 gene encoding uncharacterized protein LOC124316262 isoform X2, translating into MLLLQLIGAAALCWLIIIIPAHGAFNDSRPVISTTSNDSRNPRQRISFASEPYYTNFNPFRPYWFNNRPPPYVDTLEDVRIIEGRSPSRLGPLTPQVEDESNDVLSGRFFRRPAMHRGQPTGNSNGNRFYSKMRNVNPLSNFMPCVSTNAEEMGICLLAPVCTYYGGRSTGGDCRMGLTCCVNEITSCGPLITFNNTYWQSPAVISSESSCGLTVKLDQYLMEQRKPVCQIRLDFQAFSLAQPNTESVCNIDSFQVAGALNKIPIICGDANGQHMYLMLPRVSTSVQLVMTLGTSSSPRYWRIKIAMLPCDSEFLAPEDCLQYFTTSTGSIMTFNWMDTTSRATRQLASQDYYICFRTELVNRQSSGQVATMLCLSHCQVANGQPFSLSGRVEARSQRLESSSCANDYVVFPGGFSFPMTEPVNQRDRFCGTLLSQMDEADTQQTICSTAKPFRLLYRTNGDETLTPSSDSPQLGNQGFCLSFEQKLT
- the LOC124316228 gene encoding uncharacterized protein LOC124316228, giving the protein MLLSGLPPLVVFSVVLIIITGTSAFDNSEDEVIEQDRHHDDYASQPSYFIRTSIHPFKRYWMNRPPTFAESRSSEGEIIEASAEERARMLNRFKPSNKRVVPIVDSGDDDLLSSRFLTRIQSKSNKNKKNGNSNAPSFFARMRNMNPLSTFMPCEATTGKEGGVCLPSPVCSFYGGRAVDGDCNMASSCCINEVEKCGALVTLNNTYWQAPAAVSSGSSCGLTVKLDENLVEQKKTICQIRLDFISFLIEQPNEQSVCSVDSFQVAGAINKVPVICGDNDGQHMYLTLPRDATSAQLIMTFGTSTIPRFWRIKIAMLPCDSDYLAPDECLQYFTSTVGSIVTFNWKDTTSRTTRQLANQDYYMCFRTELVHRQAASAQVATTLCLSHCQVSSGLPFSLSGDAEPPTSQSIGDESCSNDYIVFPGGYSFPPTVPVKQRDRFCGSILSQAESGTLPQTICSSAKPFRLLYRTNSDETLTPATDPNPLLGNQGFCLKYEQRLS
- the LOC124316262 gene encoding uncharacterized protein LOC124316262 isoform X1; translation: MLLLQLIGAAALCWLIIIIPAHGAFNDSRPVISTTSNDSRNPRQRISFASEPYYTNFNPFRPYWFNNRPPPYVDTLEDVRIIEGRSPSRLGPLTPQVEDESNDVLSGRFFRRPAMHRGQPTGNSNGNRFYSKMRNVNPLSNFMPCVSTNAEEMGICLLAPVCTYYGGRSTGGDCRMGLTCCVNEITSCGPLITFNNTYWQSPAVISSESSCGLTVKLDQYLMEQRKPVCQIRLDFQAFSLAQPNTESVCNIDSFQVAGALNKIPIICGDANGQHMYLMLPRVSTSVQLVMTLGTSSSPRYWRIKIAMLPCDSEFLAPEDCLQYFTTSTGSIMTFNWMDTTSRATRQLASQDYYICFRTELVNRQSSGQVATMLCLSHCQVANGQPFSLSGRVEARSQRLESSSCANDYVVFPGGFSFPMTEPVNQRDRFCGTLLSQMDEADTQQTICSTAKPFRLLYRTNGDESITPVVDANPLLGNQGFCLKYEQKFNLEIDRPLENED
- the LOC124316570 gene encoding tissue factor pathway inhibitor-like isoform X1 yields the protein MLLHLSLVLLLLSTCLVVAQGERSSGNRPDYCSLPPVMEGEKQCKGYIRKWTFNETESTCASYIYGGCNGSKNLFDTEGECQAACPPSPLVPQTKQMLDASTDSTPLATPPTSASGPSVPSPASVSPAADRYQLPLFLFLFNINPIFVIGKAGE
- the LOC124316262 gene encoding uncharacterized protein LOC124316262 isoform X3 → MLLLQLIGAAALCWLIIIIPAHGAFNDSRPVISTTSNDSRNPRQRISFANTLEDVRIIEGRSPSRLGPLTPQVEDESNDVLSGRFFRRPAMHRGQPTGNSNGNRFYSKMRNVNPLSNFMPCVSTNAEEMGICLLAPVCTYYGGRSTGGDCRMGLTCCVNEITSCGPLITFNNTYWQSPAVISSESSCGLTVKLDQYLMEQRKPVCQIRLDFQAFSLAQPNTESVCNIDSFQVAGALNKIPIICGDANGQHMYLMLPRVSTSVQLVMTLGTSSSPRYWRIKIAMLPCDSEFLAPEDCLQYFTTSTGSIMTFNWMDTTSRATRQLASQDYYICFRTELVNRQSSGQVATMLCLSHCQVANGQPFSLSGRVEARSQRLESSSCANDYVVFPGGFSFPMTEPVNQRDRFCGTLLSQMDEADTQQTICSTAKPFRLLYRTNGDESITPVVDANPLLGNQGFCLKYEQKFNLEIDRPLENED
- the LOC124316570 gene encoding kunitz-type serine protease inhibitor nigrescinin-6-like isoform X2, with protein sequence MLLHLSLVLLLLSTCLVVAQGNRPDYCSLPPVMEGEKQCKGYIRKWTFNETESTCASYIYGGCNGSKNLFDTEGECQAACPPSPLVPQTKQMLDASTDSTPLATPPTSASGPSVPSPASVSPAADRYQLPLFLFLFNINPIFVIGKAGE